TTGGTGCAGGTGCAGAAGCCTTTGCAAAGCAGTCCAAACTGGAAATTGTAGATCCTTCCTATTTCTATACGAAAGAACGCTGGGATGGTTTACAGAAGGCAATTAAGGAAGATTCTTTAAAGTCGGTACTTGATCATGGAAATAAAAAGACGATGAAGCTCGGTACCATTAACAAGGATTATAAATTCGGGACCGTAGGTGCTGTTGCTCTGGATAAATCAGGGAACCTGGCCGCGGGTACTTCTACAGGAGGAATGACGAATAAAAGATATGGAAGGGTTGGAGATGCACCCATTATCGGTGCCGGAACCTATGCCAATAACGCAACCGCAGGAATTTCCTGTACAGGATGGGGGGAGTTTTATATCCGTAACGTAGTGGCGCACGATATCTCTGCCATGATGGAATATAAAAAGATGTCTGTAGGCGATGCCTCGAAAGCAGTTCTGGCTAAGGTCGGTAAAATGGGCGGTGACGGTGGTTTAATTGCGATGGACCGGGAAGGCCATGTGGCCATGCCCTTCAATACAGAAGGAATGTATAGGGGGACGGTGACTGCGGACGGGAAAATAGAAGTGCTGATTTATAAATAGGTGATGTCTATGAAATCTATTTTTATAAGGCCTTTACTGTCCTGTGCATTGATGTTGACTTCCCTGATGGCATTTGCTCAGCAGCACCATACTCCCAAGGGAAGTTTGTTTATCATTGGTGGAGGAGATAAATCCCCGGAATTGATCCGGGAGCTCATTAAAACGGCTGATATGACTTCAAAAGACTATGTAGTGGTCTTGCCTATGTCAAGTGGTTTTCCAGAAGGTTCTTTTGAAGCAATTCGAAAAGAATTGGCCGTAGCTACCTCCCACCACATAAGCTGCCTGAACTTCGATGCTTCAAGCGTAAATGACAGGAAATGGCTGGACTCTTTAACCGGAGCACGATTGATTTATATTACTGGAGGTGATCAGAATCGCTTTATGAAGGTTGTGCTGAATACCCCGGTATATCAGGCAATCCATGAAGCTTATCGCAAGGGAGCAACAGTTGCAGGGACTAGTGCCGGAGCTGCGGTAATGAGTAAGTATATGATTACAGGAAAACAACTTTTGGGAGATACGGCCTATAAGGCAACATTTGATCAGCTGAAATTTGGAAACATTGAGTTCCAGGAAGGGTTGGGCCTGCTGGATTCAGTCATCATAGATCAGCACTTTGTAAAACGAAGCCGGTACAACCGGTTGATATCTGCATTGGCGGCACATCCTGGTTTCGACTGCATCGGTATTGATGAGGGAACGGCAATCATTGTAAGACAGAAGAAAATCCGGGTAGCAGGTGAAAGCCAGGTGTTGAGAATTGCAGGTCCCAAAGAATTAAAGGTCACTAAATCGAAACACCTTAAATTGATAAATCTACAATTCAGTCTGTATACTGAAGGAGATACATTCTATACGAAATAAAGCTTGTTAAGTTGAGTTACAGCAGGTGTGCAAACACTTTGCTGTGCCAGCTTTGTTCAAAAGGAACTTCCCATTTAGTCTGGAATTCCTCAAGGGTTTGAACAAGGTTGTTAAATACAACTGTCTTTGGTCCTACTTTTTTGATACTTACCAGGGTTTCAAAATCTTCTTTGTTGGTGACGATGACTTTGCCATCCACTCTGTAGGCCATATTAAACCGGTCAAAAAGGTCTACCTTATATTCCTGTTCTATTTCTTTGATGATCCTTACCGATGAATCTATTGAACATCCGGTTACACCGGCGCTTGCTTCGTCTACCGTAAATACAATGAAGAAATGATGCAATACTTCGGCTTTAGCACTCAGCTGGTGGCCATGTGCTTTCCATTGCGCCGTAAAATCATTCAGCTTTTGCTGAACTGATGCCACCTCGCTGTCAGTAAACGGACGGTTGCTTTGGTATACCCAAACTTTTGATTGTGGAGAAAAAGTCATACTCCAAATTTAGCAAAATATTTAAATTGATTTTTCTAAAATAGGAACGTGATGAAAAAGTTTACATTAAACTTAAGAATATGCCTTTGCGCATTGTCATGCGTTATATTTATGGCTTTTTCTACACAAGTTGTTCTGGATGAGGAGTTTGCTTATCTTCAAAAAAAGCTGTGTGAACACTACGACAGCAGCAGAGAGGGAAAGGAAATTAAGCGATACGAGCTAAATGTTACCAACAGTGGCTTCTGCCGGTATAGACGTTATTTCTCCAATGGAAAAGTAGAGTATTTTTCATTTAACCTGATAAAATTCAGTGGAATAGATTATTACGGAACAGACAAAAGCGGCCATCTGTTTTTACGAACAAAAGGAGAGGATGTGATTGTTCAAACCTACAACGATAAAAAAGGCGGAGATATAGACAGTATGGCTTGTTATATGACCATTCCAATGAAAGATATTGAGCCGCAGGATTTGTCCGATCTTTCAGATCGACTCGTTAAAATGAATGCACAGCTATTGGCTCAAAAATAGTATAAACCTCAGTTTCTGTATACCTGGAAGCCACTATGATCTCTGTCCCGTTTGCATGTTCCTTAAACAGATTGGTTACCAGTTCAGGGCAGTTGTTGTCTTTGGAAAGATGGGACAATAACAGGTGGCTCATGAAAGAAGGTTTATGAGCGGTAAAGAGATCCAGGGCCTGTTTATTGGACAAGTGACCCATTCCTCCGCTGATGCGTTTCTTAAGAAAGTACGGATAGGCACTTCTGCTTAAAAGCTCCTCATCATAATTCGTTTCCAGAAATGCAGCATGGCATTGCCGGAAATGGCTGGTCAGTTCTTCACACACCGCTCCAAGATCAGTAAATACGCCAACTTTAGTTTCCCCGCAGGAAACCAGAAAGCTATGAGGTTCGGCCGCATCATGTAATTTGAGGAAGCTGCTGATATTCAGGTCTCCTATTTGTATGTTCTGGCGACTAAAAAGTGTTCTGATCAAATCTTCCCTCAGGTTGAATCTGCAACCCTTTAAGGTACCTGGGGTAATGTATACCGGCAGGTTGAATTTAGCAGACAGCGTGGAGAGTCCCTTGATATGATCTGTATGTTCGTGAGAAATAAAGATGGCTTTTACCTTATCCATACTCAATCCCAATCTGGACATTCTCTTTTCAGTTTCCCTGCAGGAGATGCCGGCATCAATCAGTACCGCTTCTCTGTCGTTGCCGACATAGTAGCAGTTGCCGTTGCTACCCGAGTTAAGGGAGGCAATATAGAGGTTGCTACAAGCCATTTGCTCTGGCTGTGATTTCTGCAATATCTAATACCTGAACATTTTGATCCTGATCTTTCAGCTTAACACCATCACGGAGCATGGTCATGCAGAAAGGGCAGGAAGCTGCAATTACCTGTGGTTGTGTTTCCAGCGCCTCTTCAATTCGTTCTATATTGATGTCTTTATTTCCTTTTTCGGGTTCTTTAAACATTTGGGCACCACCAGCTCCACAACACAGGCCATTAGACTTACAGCGTTTCATTTCCACCAGCTGGGCATCTAATACTTCAAGTGCTTTACGCGGAGCTTCATAGACATTATTTCCGCGGCCTAAATAACAAGGGTCATGGTAAGTGATTTTTTTACCTTTGAAACTCTCTCCACCTTCCGCTTTTAACTTTCCATCGTTGATCAGATCCTGGATCAGCTGGGTATGGTGAATCACCTCATATGTTCCGCCAAGGCCAGGATATTCATTCTTAATGGTATTGAAGCAGTGTGGACAGCCGGTAACAATTTTTTTGATATTATATCCGTTGAGTACTTCTATATTGGTCATCGCCTGCATCTGGAACAGAAATTCATTTCCTGCCCGTTTTGCGGGATCTCCGGTGCAGCTTTCTTCAGTTCCAAGAACTGCATATTTCATGCCTACGTGGTGCAGGATCTTACAGATATCACGAGTGGTTTTCTGTGCTCTTTCATCATAGCTTCCGGCACAACCTACCCAAAACAGGATTTCTGGTTCTTCACCTTTGGCTATCAGCTCTGCCATTGTTGGCACTTCAAAATTTAGTTGCTCGCTCATCTTAGCTCTAATATCAGATTTAATATTTTGATTAACTTTCTTTAGCCCAGTTCAACCGGTCTGCCGGCGAATACTTCCATGGGGCACCATTGTTTTCAATATTCCCCAGCATGGCATTAATGCTGGCCGGAGCCTGTGATTCTTCCATTACAGCATATCTTCTCAGTTCGGTAATGATAGACAAGGGATCGATATTGATCGGACAGGCTTGTGTACAAGCATTACAACTGGTACATGCCCATATTTCTTCCCTGCTGATGTAAGTATCTATTAAAGACTTTCCATCATCAAATCCGTTTCCGGTTTTATCAATATTTTTTCCAACTTCCTCCAGCCTGTCGCGGGTATCCATCATGATTTTACGTGGGGAAAGTAGTTTGCCGGTTATATTTGCCGGACATACGGAAGTACACCGTCCGCATTCTGTGCAGGTATAAGCATTCATCAGATTTACCCAGGTCAGGTCGTTCACATCCTTGGCTCCAAATTTACTGCCATCAGGCTCAGGAGGGCTGAAGGAAGGATCTAACATTGCTTTTACTTCATTGGTTACGCTTTGCATATTGCTAAATTCCCCTTTAGGTTCCAGATTGGAGAAATAGGTATTTGGAAAGGCAAACATGATATGGAAGTGTTTGGAGTAAGGCAGATAATTCAGGAAAGCAAATATCCCTATAATATGAAACCACCAGCATCCTCTTTCAATAGCAATTAAGGCTCCTTCAGTATTGGGTAAAAGGTTAACCAGAAACTGGCTCACGGGGAAAGCGCCGACTGAAGTATAGTGTGCTGATCCCATAGCCTGTAATTTTACATCGGCGGCATTCATTAACAGAAAAGCTGTCATTAGTAAGATTTCTGTAATCAGGATATAATTGGCATCTGATTTAGGCCAGCTGGTCATTTCTACTCCGCTGAACCTTTTCAGTTTTATGATATTTCTTCTTGCCAGGAAGATGGCACAACCCAGCCATACGCCCAGAGCGAGGATTTCAAAAGAAGCAATCAGAAAATTATAGACTGCGCCCAAACCGCCAAAAACACGATGGGTGCCGAAAACACCATCAATCATGATCTCCAATACTTCAATATTGATGATGACAAAACCTGCATAGACAATCAAATGGAGAAAGGCAGGGATAGGGCGAAAGAACATTTTCGTCTGCCCAAGCGCAACTTTGACCATGGTCATCATTCTTTTTTGCGGCTGATCAGTTCTGTTTGCCGCCTTTCCAATCCGAATGTTGCGGATAACTTTCTTTAAGTTATAACTGAACAAGGCGACCCCCGCCAATGCAATTGCTATAAATAGGATTTGTAACACCATTTTTCTGAAGATCTGTTATAGTGTTGCTAAGTTAAAACAAATCCGGTAAAACAAATTACTATGCATGCATAAAATTTAAATTTAGACGGGTTTTAAATAAAATAAGAAGAATTAATTTGTTTTTTGAAAAAAGACACTACATTTGCAATCCCAAACGAGGGGACAAGGTTAAATGGTGCGGTAGCTCAGTCGGTAGAGCAAAGGACTGAAAATCCTTGTGTCGCCGGTTCGATCCCGGCCCACACCACTTCAAAAAGCTTCAGCGCAATCTGAAGCTTTCTTGTTTTAATTCATGGAAATGGGGGGATACCAGAGTGGCCAAATGGGACAGACTGTAACTCTGTTGTCGCAAGACTTCGAAGGTTCGAATCCTTCTCCCCCCACCATTAATTTTCCCATCCTCTTTTTCATTCTTCAGGAGGAAAAATCATAAGACTTTACGCATTGAAAAACTATCTTTGAACAAAATACAAGAATGATTGAGCTGCTTCTGGAATGTCTTAGGGCTGATTGTGATTTTTCTTTAGCGGAATTTTCGGACGCTAAAAGACACTTTATTTTCTCTAAAAAGAAGAAAAAAGATTTTCTGCTGAAGGAAGGAGAGATTTCAACCGATTATTTTCTGATCCTGGATGGGTATGTACGCAAATTTTACCTGGGGGAAAACGGAACGGAGGTAACCATTGAACTGCTGGGGAAGGGAGAGTTTGCCGCATCAATGTACAGTATACTACAGGGGGTACCTTCCTTTGAAAATATTCAATGCCTTACGGATTGCCTGGTCGTGAAGATTGCGGAATCCTCTTTTGAAGCCTTAGCTTTAAAGGATCCCAGATGGATTCAGTTTGGAATGAAATGTCTGAAGGCGGCTTTGCTAAAAAAGGAAGAAAGAATCCTGACCTTCGGGAAGCTTAAAGGTAAAGCACGTTATGCCAAACTAATCAAAGAAAAACCGGATTTTGTTCAACATATCCCAGTTCAGTACCTCGCTTCTTATCTCGGAATGAAACCCGAATCTTTAAGCCGCATCAGAAGCTAAGTCCTGTTTTCCTAACAATTGTTATTTTTTATATCCTGGGTTCTGTAGAGTTTTGCAGGGAGGGTCAAGGCTAGCTTAGTTCAGCCGGAGAAATGACCATTCAGAAAACAATGGAAGAATTTGATAGAAAAACGCCAGCTGGCACGGTAGGGTATTTTAGAAATTGCCTGAAAAGCGGAAATGTGGAAGACGCATTAGGTTGTTTCGATAGTCAGGGGATATATATAGATCGTAGTGGTAAAGAAATGAAAGGATTACCGCAGATTGAAATAGCGATGAAAAGTTTGTGTATGCTGAGGCCTTCAATTGTAGGAGCTGCAGCACACGTCAGTATTATTGGTGACCTGGCCATGTGGTTAGACAAATGGACGATGACCGGGAAAACTCCGGATGGCGATCCCATTGAGATGAATGGTCATACTTCCTGTATTTTAAAGAGAAATGACGCTGGACTTTGGTTGTGGCTGGTAGACAACCCTTTCGGTGCAGCAATTCTTGAAGATTAACGGAACAAAATCTGTATTTTAAATTATTTTCAAAAAAGATTTTGTTTTTAGAAAAAAGACCCTACATTTGCAATCCCAAACAATGGGACAAGAAATAAAAACGGTGCGGTAGCTCAGTCGGTAGAGCAAAGGACTGAAAATCCTTGTGTCGCCGGTTCGATCCCGGCCCACACCACTTCAAAAGCTTCAGAGAAATCTGAAGCTTTCTTGTTTTATGTGCTTTTCCCAATTCGCTGTCATTATTTGAGATATCCGTATGTTCTGCCGGGATATCGTTCCATTAGACTCGATGGGCTATCTGGAGTTTTATTTCCAATCAACAGTTAAATCACGGAATTCCGCAGAATAAGGTTCCCCTGCCGAATGCGTATACTCGAAATTAAATAACTTGATGATTTTTACAGCGGGTAGGACTCCTCCAAACGTATAAGTACATTTAATGGGCACATCTGTATTCAGATTTATTGACCTGAAATCACTTGCACCTACTGTATATGATTTTAGTTTGTATTCATTTCCATCAATATCAATAATTGAATTCACACTTGACATGATGTACCAGTTTGCCGCACTCGTTTTTAGCACAACAGTCATAGTAATCGTTTGTGTTTTACTGTTGCCCTCAACTTTTATAAGTTTAAAATTGATCTTATCAGATGTAATTTCTTTTATAGGTTCATTAATTTTTAATGAATTTTTCAGGTATTTATTTTCATCCTGTGTTTTTAGTAATTCTTTTTTAAGCTGATCGCAATTCTGTACAGTTTGGGCAATTGAGAGTGTTTTGAAGCTGCAAATCAATACGATGATAATCAATCTTTTCATAAGAGTGTTTTTATGTGAATGAAAAATATATTTTATACATAAAACTAGAGTTTTTTATTGGAAAATAAAGGCTTGTTTGGTGCGAATTTATTTTAATTACATTATTTATGTAATCTATTTTTTGTTTTGTTTTTCTTTAAAGTGTATTTCTGAGTGTTTGGTTCCGTTTGAGACCCTCGTTTCTTGATGTTGTCGAACTAATTGTGTGGAAAATTTATTCGCTATTGGTGCTTTTGTTTTGTACTTGTACGTGCCCTGGAAAATTCCCGATTACTCATTTTGGTTCATTGGATTTTAAAGCGATAACTGATTCCGGTGCGCTTGAGTAATCAGGATTGTCATGTTTTTTTAATAAATTGTCTATACTTTTAGCCTCCAATACTAAATGATCTATACAGATGATGAACAAAAAAGTCTCTATCAAAGATATCGCAAGACTTACCAACACTTCCATTACTACCGTTTCCTTTGTGCTGAATGGCAAAGGGCATATTAGTAAAGAAATCACAAAAAAAGTACTGGATACTGCAAGGGAAATCGGATATGAACCAAACCGTATGGCTATTGGTCTGCGAACAGGTGTTTCTAAGGTGATTGGTCTGGTTGTAGAAAACATTGGAGGGCCTTTTTTTGGCGAAATGAGTAAGGTTATTGAAAAAGAGGCAGAAAAATTGGGCTACCGCATTCTTTATTGCAGCACTGATAACAGCATTAGTAAGGGCAAGGATGTCATCAGAATGCTCACCCAACAGCTGGTTGACGGGTATATCATTACCCCTTTAAAGGGGTTGGAAGAGGATATTCAAAAATTGGTTGATCAGGGGAAACCTGTGGTGCTGGTAGATGGTTATCTGCCAGGCTTAAATATTCCACATGTGCTGGTAGATAATTATAATAGCGTCAATAAAGCTGTAAATTGTTTTATTGAAGGAGGTTTTAAAAAAATCGGCTTTGTCACATCTGATCTTGATCTTATACAGTTGCAGGATCGTTTAATGGGTTATAAAGCAGCCTTGAAAATGAATGGATTGAAGGAAGAGAAAGAATTGATTCTGAAACTGCCTTACCAGATGGATAAAGATCAATGTGTTGAAGAAATCAAAAACTTTATTGAAGCGAATAAGGAGATGGATGCCATCCTGTTTACAACAAATTATTTAGGAATCATGGGATTGAGGAGTGTGAAAGAAATGGGCCTGAATATTCCTTCCGATATGGCGATGATCAGCTTTGATGAAAGTGAAATCTTCAGTCTTTTTCCTCCCGGAATTACAACCATCCAGCAGCCTGTTTATCAAATTGCAAAGCTCGCAATAGATATGTTGCTGTCCCAGATAAGTAATGAGGACCATGCTGATTCTGCTGAAATGAAGCTGCAAATTCCATCGAATCTTATTGAACGTGGCTCCACGTTAAAGAAAGTCTGATTATAAAATGATAACACCTAAAGGCCTGCATGCCTTTAGGTGTTATCGGATCGATTTCAAAAATATCTGGCTAGTTGTAACCAGGGTTTTGGCTGAGATTGGTATTTAGGTTACGCTGTTGCTGCGGTATAGGAAACAACTCGCGTGTTGCTGAGGAAGGGTTATGGTCCCACCATGAACCTGAACTGAATTTTTTCCAACGGATCAGGTCGTCTCTTCTAAATCCCTCGAAAATGAACTCACGACCACGCTCTGCCAATAATTCATTCAGA
This region of Pedobacter steynii genomic DNA includes:
- a CDS encoding isoaspartyl peptidase/L-asparaginase family protein, whose product is MKFKLNYSLFCVLIFTCMAVYGQKKYVMVIHGGAGTILKKNMTPEKEAAYIADLTKALQSGYEVIKSGKTSLDAVEAAIHVMEDSPLFNAGKGAVFTHEGKNEMDAAVMDGKTLSAGSVAGVTVIRNPISAARAVMEKSEHVMMVGAGAEAFAKQSKLEIVDPSYFYTKERWDGLQKAIKEDSLKSVLDHGNKKTMKLGTINKDYKFGTVGAVALDKSGNLAAGTSTGGMTNKRYGRVGDAPIIGAGTYANNATAGISCTGWGEFYIRNVVAHDISAMMEYKKMSVGDASKAVLAKVGKMGGDGGLIAMDREGHVAMPFNTEGMYRGTVTADGKIEVLIYK
- a CDS encoding cyanophycinase; its protein translation is MKSIFIRPLLSCALMLTSLMAFAQQHHTPKGSLFIIGGGDKSPELIRELIKTADMTSKDYVVVLPMSSGFPEGSFEAIRKELAVATSHHISCLNFDASSVNDRKWLDSLTGARLIYITGGDQNRFMKVVLNTPVYQAIHEAYRKGATVAGTSAGAAVMSKYMITGKQLLGDTAYKATFDQLKFGNIEFQEGLGLLDSVIIDQHFVKRSRYNRLISALAAHPGFDCIGIDEGTAIIVRQKKIRVAGESQVLRIAGPKELKVTKSKHLKLINLQFSLYTEGDTFYTK
- a CDS encoding ABC transporter ATPase; this encodes MTFSPQSKVWVYQSNRPFTDSEVASVQQKLNDFTAQWKAHGHQLSAKAEVLHHFFIVFTVDEASAGVTGCSIDSSVRIIKEIEQEYKVDLFDRFNMAYRVDGKVIVTNKEDFETLVSIKKVGPKTVVFNNLVQTLEEFQTKWEVPFEQSWHSKVFAHLL
- a CDS encoding MBL fold metallo-hydrolase, whose protein sequence is MACSNLYIASLNSGSNGNCYYVGNDREAVLIDAGISCRETEKRMSRLGLSMDKVKAIFISHEHTDHIKGLSTLSAKFNLPVYITPGTLKGCRFNLREDLIRTLFSRQNIQIGDLNISSFLKLHDAAEPHSFLVSCGETKVGVFTDLGAVCEELTSHFRQCHAAFLETNYDEELLSRSAYPYFLKKRISGGMGHLSNKQALDLFTAHKPSFMSHLLLSHLSKDNNCPELVTNLFKEHANGTEIIVASRYTETEVYTIFEPIAVHSF
- a CDS encoding (Fe-S)-binding protein → MSEQLNFEVPTMAELIAKGEEPEILFWVGCAGSYDERAQKTTRDICKILHHVGMKYAVLGTEESCTGDPAKRAGNEFLFQMQAMTNIEVLNGYNIKKIVTGCPHCFNTIKNEYPGLGGTYEVIHHTQLIQDLINDGKLKAEGGESFKGKKITYHDPCYLGRGNNVYEAPRKALEVLDAQLVEMKRCKSNGLCCGAGGAQMFKEPEKGNKDINIERIEEALETQPQVIAASCPFCMTMLRDGVKLKDQDQNVQVLDIAEITARANGL
- a CDS encoding (Fe-S)-binding protein; amino-acid sequence: MVLQILFIAIALAGVALFSYNLKKVIRNIRIGKAANRTDQPQKRMMTMVKVALGQTKMFFRPIPAFLHLIVYAGFVIINIEVLEIMIDGVFGTHRVFGGLGAVYNFLIASFEILALGVWLGCAIFLARRNIIKLKRFSGVEMTSWPKSDANYILITEILLMTAFLLMNAADVKLQAMGSAHYTSVGAFPVSQFLVNLLPNTEGALIAIERGCWWFHIIGIFAFLNYLPYSKHFHIMFAFPNTYFSNLEPKGEFSNMQSVTNEVKAMLDPSFSPPEPDGSKFGAKDVNDLTWVNLMNAYTCTECGRCTSVCPANITGKLLSPRKIMMDTRDRLEEVGKNIDKTGNGFDDGKSLIDTYISREEIWACTSCNACTQACPINIDPLSIITELRRYAVMEESQAPASINAMLGNIENNGAPWKYSPADRLNWAKES
- a CDS encoding Crp/Fnr family transcriptional regulator — translated: MIELLLECLRADCDFSLAEFSDAKRHFIFSKKKKKDFLLKEGEISTDYFLILDGYVRKFYLGENGTEVTIELLGKGEFAASMYSILQGVPSFENIQCLTDCLVVKIAESSFEALALKDPRWIQFGMKCLKAALLKKEERILTFGKLKGKARYAKLIKEKPDFVQHIPVQYLASYLGMKPESLSRIRS
- a CDS encoding YybH family protein, translated to MEEFDRKTPAGTVGYFRNCLKSGNVEDALGCFDSQGIYIDRSGKEMKGLPQIEIAMKSLCMLRPSIVGAAAHVSIIGDLAMWLDKWTMTGKTPDGDPIEMNGHTSCILKRNDAGLWLWLVDNPFGAAILED
- a CDS encoding LacI family DNA-binding transcriptional regulator; its protein translation is MMNKKVSIKDIARLTNTSITTVSFVLNGKGHISKEITKKVLDTAREIGYEPNRMAIGLRTGVSKVIGLVVENIGGPFFGEMSKVIEKEAEKLGYRILYCSTDNSISKGKDVIRMLTQQLVDGYIITPLKGLEEDIQKLVDQGKPVVLVDGYLPGLNIPHVLVDNYNSVNKAVNCFIEGGFKKIGFVTSDLDLIQLQDRLMGYKAALKMNGLKEEKELILKLPYQMDKDQCVEEIKNFIEANKEMDAILFTTNYLGIMGLRSVKEMGLNIPSDMAMISFDESEIFSLFPPGITTIQQPVYQIAKLAIDMLLSQISNEDHADSAEMKLQIPSNLIERGSTLKKV